DNA sequence from the Brevundimonas sp. NIBR10 genome:
GCCACCTCGGCCGGATCGAGCGCGTAGACCGTCGAACAGTATTCGCAGGTGACGCGGATCTTGCCGTCATCCTCGACCATGTCGGCGCGTTCGGCGTCATTGAACGAGCCCAGGACGCCGACGATCCGCTCGGGCGAGCAGCGGCAGACGGCGGCGAGGGGCAGGGGCTGCTCCAGACGCACCCCGTCTTCGTGGAACAGGCGGAACAGCAGGGTTTCGGGCGTGATCGTGGGGTCGATCAGCTCGTCGTCGCCGAGCGTCTGGAACAGAGCGCGGGTGCGGTCCCAGACCTCTTCGGTCGAGCCGCGCGTGACGTCGCCGGCGACCATCTGGATCATGGCCCCGCCCGACCGCCAGTGGGCGACGCCGTCCTCGCCGATGACCTGACCCACGGCGAGCTGGACCTTGGTCGGGACCTGTTCGGACTGGGCGAAATAGTGTTCGGCGCACAGCGACAGGCTCTCGCCCTCGATCGGGGTGATGCCCTGATGGCGCTCGAAGTCTGGCCCTTGGTCCAGGGTCATGATGAAGACGCCCTTGCCCAGAAGCGTCTGCGCGCCGGGGCGGGCGAAGCCGGTCGAGGCAGCGACCTCGGTCTCGTCGAACCGGCAGTAACCGCGCAGGGTGCCCGAGGTATCATAGTCGGCGACGACATAGCGGACGGGGCCGTCGCCTTGCGCCTGAACGATCAGCCGGCCCTCGAACTTCAGGCTGGAGCCGACCAGGGCGGCAAGCGCGCAGGCCTCGCCGAGCAGGGCCGCGACCGGCTCGGGATAGGCGTGCGCCGACAGGATCTCGTCGACGGCCGAGCCCAGACGGACCAGGCGGCCGCGCACCGGCCAGCCCTCGATCTGGAAAGCGGCGGCCAG
Encoded proteins:
- a CDS encoding Hsp33 family molecular chaperone is translated as MPYSAPTDAANASDNLAAAFQIEGWPVRGRLVRLGSAVDEILSAHAYPEPVAALLGEACALAALVGSSLKFEGRLIVQAQGDGPVRYVVADYDTSGTLRGYCRFDETEVAASTGFARPGAQTLLGKGVFIMTLDQGPDFERHQGITPIEGESLSLCAEHYFAQSEQVPTKVQLAVGQVIGEDGVAHWRSGGAMIQMVAGDVTRGSTEEVWDRTRALFQTLGDDELIDPTITPETLLFRLFHEDGVRLEQPLPLAAVCRCSPERIVGVLGSFNDAERADMVEDDGKIRVTCEYCSTVYALDPAEVASNADS